The following coding sequences are from one Roseburia hominis A2-183 window:
- a CDS encoding YfhO family protein, protein MKKRGPLLAAFCIPLLITLIICVNREIYPFGDQCMLHIDMYHQYCPFFTELMEKLKTGGSPFYSWNIGLGADFVSLYAYYLASPLNWLLILWPRGYVIEFMTALSILKIALSGLTFTYYLGEHFLVWQDAGNAAAVIRTEKKTAVRLPADVASYAAAVCGAAYALCAFMAAYAWNLMWTDCMVLAPLVILGLERLIRDNRPGLYYVSLAVCILSNYYISIMICIFLVLWFLLYWMEHRASGYRAWIRFAWYSLLAGATGAVLILPTAKVLSLSGASGISFPETMEWYFNIVSELARSLLAVDVYTGDSHWPNLYCGIFALFLLFLYVWNRAVPWKKKLPRLALVVFFWLSFSNNMLDFIWHGLHFPTSLPGRQSFLYAFLVLVIAYEALLYIRELKLWQVFAAGGMSVVFLLFCNHFMDETTMEQTSIWASGAFFACYFVIVLGILIGKKRIRQLMLATGCLAVVAELVINYNLTGLDTISRTDYVKNLADYRAVLSETAEKSDEDSVFYRTEELERKTKNDAALSGYHSGTQFSSLMNLNVSHFYQDVGMEGGKNFYCAGGATPLLSAMLSIRYVLADNAMEEGPLRTLVAQRGDTYLYENAYVLPLGFMMDEDVAEKWDYAGGGDIGTQNQLANLLGSDRLLLTAVESESKAGESSFVAQDSAYYYATYSKTGVDNLQEQVSSGRTRGFTKVSHGYILDLGYCEAGEEVKVTNTANELVQLVVYRLDLMALRTAYEAFAAQAVEVTEVSDTRVKGNVDVTQAGRLIFSIADEDGWTLYVDGKKTDSETFGGAFISTYLTEGTHEFELRYKSPGFLTGAVISAAAVVLFAATMAVRRKRKKG, encoded by the coding sequence ATGAAAAAGAGAGGACCGTTACTGGCAGCGTTTTGCATACCGCTTCTGATCACGCTGATCATCTGTGTGAACCGGGAAATCTATCCGTTCGGGGATCAGTGTATGCTTCATATTGATATGTACCATCAGTATTGTCCGTTTTTTACAGAGCTGATGGAAAAACTCAAAACGGGAGGCAGTCCGTTCTATTCGTGGAACATCGGGCTGGGAGCGGATTTTGTATCCCTGTATGCGTACTACCTTGCCAGCCCGTTAAACTGGCTTTTGATTCTGTGGCCGAGGGGATATGTGATTGAATTTATGACGGCTCTGTCCATCCTTAAGATTGCACTGAGCGGTCTTACGTTTACCTATTATCTGGGAGAGCATTTTCTTGTGTGGCAGGATGCCGGAAATGCGGCGGCAGTCATACGGACAGAGAAGAAGACGGCAGTGCGGCTTCCGGCAGATGTGGCATCCTATGCGGCGGCTGTATGCGGCGCGGCGTATGCGCTGTGCGCGTTTATGGCGGCATATGCCTGGAATCTGATGTGGACGGACTGCATGGTGCTTGCGCCGCTTGTGATTCTGGGATTAGAGCGGCTGATCCGTGATAACAGACCAGGGCTTTATTATGTGTCGCTGGCGGTCTGCATTCTGAGCAATTACTATATTTCGATCATGATCTGCATTTTTCTGGTGTTGTGGTTTTTGCTCTACTGGATGGAACACCGGGCATCGGGGTACCGGGCATGGATCCGCTTTGCGTGGTATTCGCTGCTTGCGGGAGCCACAGGCGCAGTGCTGATCCTTCCGACGGCAAAGGTGCTCTCCTTAAGCGGTGCATCCGGAATATCGTTCCCGGAGACGATGGAGTGGTATTTTAATATCGTATCGGAGCTGGCGCGGTCCCTTCTGGCAGTCGATGTATACACGGGAGATTCCCACTGGCCCAATCTGTACTGCGGAATTTTTGCGCTCTTTCTGCTGTTTCTGTATGTGTGGAACAGAGCGGTTCCATGGAAGAAAAAACTGCCAAGGCTGGCACTCGTCGTGTTTTTCTGGCTTAGCTTTTCAAATAATATGCTGGATTTTATCTGGCATGGCCTTCATTTCCCGACATCGCTTCCGGGAAGACAGTCTTTTTTGTACGCGTTTCTGGTACTTGTGATTGCCTATGAGGCGCTGCTTTACATCCGTGAATTAAAGCTGTGGCAGGTGTTTGCAGCGGGTGGAATGAGCGTTGTATTCCTGCTTTTCTGCAATCATTTTATGGACGAAACGACGATGGAGCAGACCTCCATATGGGCAAGCGGGGCATTCTTTGCCTGCTATTTTGTGATTGTACTCGGCATACTCATAGGAAAAAAGAGAATCCGGCAGCTGATGCTGGCGACCGGGTGTCTTGCGGTTGTGGCGGAGCTTGTGATCAACTATAACCTGACAGGGCTTGACACGATAAGCAGGACGGATTATGTGAAAAATCTGGCGGATTACCGGGCGGTTCTTTCGGAGACGGCGGAAAAAAGTGATGAAGATTCCGTGTTTTACCGGACGGAGGAACTGGAGCGCAAGACCAAAAATGATGCGGCGCTGTCCGGCTATCACTCCGGTACACAGTTCTCATCCCTGATGAATCTGAATGTCAGCCATTTTTATCAGGATGTCGGAATGGAGGGCGGCAAGAACTTTTATTGTGCCGGCGGTGCGACACCGCTTCTTTCGGCAATGCTTTCCATCCGCTATGTGCTTGCGGACAATGCGATGGAGGAAGGACCGCTCCGCACACTTGTGGCGCAGCGTGGAGACACGTATCTGTATGAGAACGCGTATGTGCTGCCGCTGGGATTCATGATGGATGAAGATGTGGCGGAAAAATGGGACTATGCCGGCGGAGGCGACATCGGCACACAGAATCAGCTCGCCAATCTTCTGGGAAGCGACAGACTGCTTCTTACCGCGGTGGAATCCGAATCAAAGGCGGGAGAGAGCTCTTTTGTCGCGCAGGATTCCGCATATTATTATGCCACCTACAGCAAGACGGGCGTTGACAATCTGCAGGAGCAGGTAAGCTCGGGAAGAACCAGAGGCTTTACAAAAGTTTCCCACGGATATATTCTGGATTTGGGATATTGTGAGGCGGGAGAAGAGGTAAAAGTTACCAACACCGCCAATGAGCTGGTGCAGCTTGTGGTTTACCGGCTGGATCTCATGGCGCTTCGTACGGCCTATGAGGCGTTTGCCGCACAGGCGGTGGAAGTGACGGAAGTTTCCGATACCAGGGTAAAGGGAAACGTGGACGTCACACAGGCGGGCAGACTGATTTTTTCCATCGCGGATGAGGATGGCTGGACGCTGTATGTGGACGGAAAGAAAACGGACAGTGAGACGTTTGGCGGCGCTTTTATCAGCACCTATCTGACGGAAGGCACACATGAGTTTGAACTGCGGTACAAAAGCCCCGGATTTCTGACGGGAGCCGTAATATCGGCGGCAGCCGTGGTGCTCTTTGCGGCGACCATGGCAGTGAGAAGAAAGAGGAAAAAAGGATGA
- a CDS encoding MalY/PatB family protein, with translation MKFDFTTIMDRKGKDALAVDKIPCKDVTVQEGFSTIPMWVADMNFATVPSVQKAMTDRIAHPAFGYFEPREEYFDAIIRWHAKRNGVQGLTRECIGYENGVLGGVLSALNVFCSRGDKVLVHSPTYIGFTFSLKNNGYEIVHSPLVLDENGVWRMDYEDMEKKIRENHIHAAIFCSPHNPCGRVWERWEIERAMEIYEKYQVEVVADEIWSDIILGDHQFVPTQSVSEYARMHTVAMYAPSKTFNLAGLVGSYHIIYNPVIRDRVKKESSLSHYNEMNVLSMYALIGAYQQEGYEWTDELCKVLTKNAEYAYDYIRSHFKGVQVAMPQGTYMLLLDCTEWCRKHGITIDELQKRGVGVGVIWQDGRPFHSPCGIRMNLALPFSLVEEAMDRLRKYVFV, from the coding sequence ATGAAATTTGATTTTACAACGATTATGGATCGAAAAGGAAAAGACGCACTGGCAGTAGATAAGATTCCCTGTAAAGATGTAACGGTGCAGGAGGGGTTTTCTACCATCCCGATGTGGGTGGCAGATATGAATTTTGCCACGGTGCCGTCGGTACAGAAGGCGATGACAGATCGTATCGCACATCCGGCATTTGGGTATTTTGAGCCAAGAGAGGAATATTTCGATGCAATAATCCGCTGGCATGCGAAAAGGAATGGCGTACAGGGGCTGACGAGAGAATGCATCGGCTATGAGAACGGGGTGCTCGGCGGTGTCTTAAGCGCACTCAATGTGTTCTGTTCGCGGGGAGATAAAGTGCTCGTGCATTCGCCGACCTACATCGGATTTACCTTCAGCCTGAAAAACAACGGGTATGAGATCGTGCACAGTCCGCTTGTGCTGGATGAGAATGGCGTGTGGCGTATGGATTATGAAGACATGGAGAAAAAAATCCGCGAGAACCACATTCATGCGGCGATTTTCTGTTCCCCGCACAATCCGTGCGGCAGGGTGTGGGAGCGCTGGGAGATCGAGCGTGCCATGGAGATCTATGAGAAATATCAGGTTGAGGTGGTTGCGGATGAGATCTGGTCGGATATCATCCTCGGGGATCACCAATTCGTGCCGACGCAGAGTGTTTCTGAGTATGCCAGAATGCACACGGTGGCAATGTACGCACCGTCAAAAACCTTTAATCTTGCGGGTCTGGTGGGAAGTTATCATATTATTTACAATCCCGTTATCCGTGACCGCGTGAAAAAGGAATCATCGCTGTCACATTACAATGAAATGAACGTGCTTTCCATGTATGCACTCATTGGTGCGTATCAGCAAGAAGGCTATGAGTGGACAGATGAATTATGTAAGGTATTGACGAAGAATGCAGAATATGCGTATGATTATATCAGATCCCATTTTAAGGGCGTACAGGTAGCTATGCCACAGGGAACCTACATGCTGCTCTTAGACTGTACAGAGTGGTGCAGAAAGCACGGCATAACGATCGATGAACTGCAGAAGCGGGGTGTCGGTGTCGGAGTGATCTGGCAGGATGGAAGACCGTTCCACAGCCCGTGCGGCATCCGTATGAATCTCGCATTGCCGTTTTCTCTCGTGGAGGAAGCGATGGATCGTCTCCGGAAGTATGTATTTGTGTAG